Sequence from the Collinsella aerofaciens ATCC 25986 genome:
CGTAATCGGATGGGCGCTCGGCAGTCAATTCATGGGCATCATCGGACCCATCGACCATTGGATCGCCTTTATCCTTTTGGCCTTTATCGGCGGCAAAATGCTGTGGGAAGCCTTTACCGAAGACGAGGATGGGGGCGACGGCAAGGATGCCGAAAAGATTGACCTGGCAGAATATCTGATTCTTGCCATTGCCACCTCGATTGACGCCCTAGCCGTAGGTATCTCATTTGCCGCGCTCTCGGTTGACATCGCGCCCGCCGTATCGCTTATCGGCGTCACAACGTTTATTTTCTCCGTCGCCGGCGTAGCGATCGGCCACACCTTTGGCGCGCGCTACGAAAAACCCGCCACCATCGTGGGTGGCGTCGTGCTCATCCTCATTGGGCTTAAGATTTTGCTTGAGCATCTGGGGATTTTGGCGCTGTAACGCCAAACACAATCGCTCAAAACTCAACGCCAGCACAAGGCCTCATGCAGAGTTTTGCATGAGGCCTTTTCGTGCAGACTTTTGCATGTCATACTGATATGCAAAAGCCTGCACGTTAGGAGATCGCCGTGGATACCCTTCCCATCACCACACCGCGCCAAGCTGGCATCTACGTGCGCCAGGCACGCGAGGCGCAGGGAATCACCCGTGCGGCCCTCGCTAAAAAAGCCGGTGTTTCGGAGCGCCTGCTCGCA
This genomic interval carries:
- a CDS encoding manganese efflux pump MntP family protein, which encodes MGLAELVLLAIGLSMDAFAVSICKGLGMKKINLKVAVVLGLFFGGFQAGMPVIGWALGSQFMGIIGPIDHWIAFILLAFIGGKMLWEAFTEDEDGGDGKDAEKIDLAEYLILAIATSIDALAVGISFAALSVDIAPAVSLIGVTTFIFSVAGVAIGHTFGARYEKPATIVGGVVLILIGLKILLEHLGILAL